Below is a window of Congzhengia minquanensis DNA.
CAGGAGATGATTGACCAGACAAATGAAGAAACAGAGAAAAAAATTGACTGGACTAATGCTTGGGGAAAAAAGTATCCTGTTTTACTGCAATATCAAAACAAAGTGAACATTCCCAACTACGCCCAGAGGATGAATGCTATGTTGGACGAGTTAAAGCAGGAATATCAGTTCAACGAGCAGGATGCAATGCTGGTTTTAAAAGATATTTTATATAATGTTTGGAAAATTCGAAAAATTAAATGCTCAAAAACAGTATAATGAATAAAAAGCAGGAAGCACGCCACTTCTGAAAAATGATTTACTTCCTGCTTTTACTTGTAACCTGTCTGTCAGCGTTTGTAATAAGTTTGCAGTTACTACGTAAACACTGTTTACCATTTGCTGTTTTCTTTCGTGGTGCTTCTTTTTAAATGCCCAACAGATGCGTCAGCGTGCCGCCAAAAATCATTTGCTTTTGTTCGTCCGTCAGCCCAAGGCCGTTTAAAACGGCAATGCCGTGTTTTGTTTTTTCTGCATCGTTATAGGGAAAATCTAAACCAAATATGCAGCGCTCCGCGCCAATTAAGTGAATTAAATCTTTCAGTCTGTTTTCGTTTAAATACCAAAATTTGTTCATTTCCCAGTCGAACACGCTGGTCAGACCTGCAAAGGTGGTTTTTGGGTTATTGCACAAAACCCCCACCGCCTGGTCAAAATAGGCATAACCACCCACGTGCTCCATGGTAAACTTTAAGTTTTTAAAATGATAGGCAATTTCATCATGCAGAATTACGTTATAATCCTGAATTCTGTGCCAGTGAATGCCTGTGTGGAACGATAGCAGGAGCCCCAGTTTTTCTGCCTGCCCGTAAACCTCAAAGGCCTTTTCACTCACCAGGCTGAATTTTTGATAGGCAGGGTGCAGCTTTATGCCGCGAAACCCCAGTGCAAAAATCTCGTTTACCTGGTCTTTTATGTTTTCCTTCGAAAAATCCACTGTCCCAAATCCCAAAAGGCGGTCTTCGCCGTTTAACTCCGCAGCAAGCCAGCGGTTGGGGTTTTCCACCATGTCCGAAAAAGGCGCAAAGGCCACGGCCTTTAAAATGCCGCATTCGTCCATCAACGCTTTTAAACTGTCAACCGTCCCATCCTCCCGAAAACTTTTCGGAAACACATGGGCATGGTTTGCAACGATGTTTACATTGCTCATATAATCAACTTCCCTTCCCTGTTTTCACCATTTTAGCACAACGAAGGTTATCGGTCAAGGCAAACTTTGCCGGAAACTATTTTAACAAATCCTGCACATGCACAGGAAGTCCCGTTTCCATAGATTTGTTGCAGGCCAAACCAAAGGCCAGCGTTTTTAAAGCGTCGCTGTAGGTGGAGCGAATTTTGCTTTGATCGCGGGACAGCACAGCCTCTAAAAAGGTTCTGTCGCACAAAAAGCCCGGGTCGCCCTCGTTTTGATAAACCAAGCCGTTTTTCGACGCGCTGGATAGTCCCCCGTCCCCCTTCACCACCAGATTTCCAATTTCGTTTTCTTCCTGCTGTTGCCCGCCAAATATTTCAAAAGTATCTAACAGCTTCATTTCACCACGTTTATCTTTGGCGCTGAAAACGGTTTTCGAGTCGAACGCATCGCCGCTTTCTGCATAGCACCCCGTTCCAATGGTGGCCAGCGCCCCATTTTCAAACCGTACCACTGTTGCACTCAAGTCGTCGGTGTCATAGTCTGCTGCCTCCACAAAGCCTCTCGCCGCCATGGAGAACACCGTTTCCGGCTCTCCCAGCACATACCGGATATAGTCCAGCTGGTGAATGGTCTGCTCCACCAACTGTCCGCCGGAAAGCTTTTTATCCTTCCACCAAAATACCTCGGGAATGGAACCAAACCGCGTGCAGTCCACAAAGGGGATGGGGTTTTGCCTTGCAAACTCCTTAATATGCTCTGCAAGCATGTCATACCGGCACTGAAAGCCCACCGCTGTAACAAGCCCTTTTTCTGCCACCCGCTTTTCAATGGATTTTGCAAGCTCCATGTCTAACGTCAGGGGCTTTTCCACAAAAAAGTCGATGTTTCGATTGATGAGTTCTTCTTCAATTTCGCCGTGACAATAGGGCGGCACGCACACAAACACCGCGTCTGGTTTTACTTCCGTAAGCATAACGCGAAAATCTGTATAAGCCATTGCGCCCCCGCCGGTTTCTTGCGCAAACTTTTCCGCCCTTTCCAATATTAAATCACAAAAGCCCGCTAACTGTGCGATGTCGCCAAAAGTGGTTAAATGTGATAAATGATATTCTCCAATGCCGCCACAGCCAATCATTGCTACTTTCATCATAACAAAGCTCCTTTCAAAATGGCGTCCTCCTGAGCAGACACCTCTTTATAAAACGTCAGCATTTCGCTGTATTCCCTTGTGGGAGATACCTCTGCCGTCAAATATCCGTCATACCCAACAGCGGAAAGCGCCTCCGTCACAGCCGGCCAGTTGATGTCGCCGGAAAGCAAATCCACAAAATCGCCGCCGCTGTTCAGACCGCCGTTCCGTTTAAATCCCTTTACGTGAATTCTCTGAATCCTTTTTCCCAAAATATGAATCCACGAAACCGTGTCGGAAAACGCAACGGTGTTGCCCACATCATAATAGGCTTTCATATAGGGGGAATTCAGCCGGTCGATAAAGACCGCCATGTCGTTCGGCGAGGTGAAAAACCCGTTCCACACGTTTTCTAAACATACATAAATTTGGCTATCCTCAATTTCCTGCTTCATTTCCGAGAGGGCCAGATAAGAAGCCTCAAACGCCTCCTTTAAAGACGCACCGCCGGAAACATCCAACCCGGGAACGCACAGCACACTATCAGTTCCCAGCGCTGCTGCACAAATCATCTGTTTTCTTAAAATATTTTTGCCCTTTTCCCGTTCTGCTGCGTCTTTTGCTCCCAGTGTGCCATTGTAAAGCGAGGTGGAAATGCCGGCAATTTTTAAGCCAAACTGCGCGGCGGTTTCGCGGATTTTAAAAAGCTCTGCCTCGCTTGTTTCCATGGTTAATGAGTGGGCCGAATGGCCCGGTTCGTCCACATTCAGTTCCACCGCTGCAAAACCGCAGGCAGAAAGGTGGGAAAACATTTCTTCAAAGCTTTCGTCGGCGGCTGCCGACCATGCATTCATAGATTTTTTCATATTTCTCCTCCTTGCACACAACAAATATTTCATTTTTACTTGATTTTTTTCTTCCGTTCCCTTACACTAATAATATAGCACCAAACTTTATTTTTTTCTATGCACACAGCAAACACACTTATGGACAAAACAACGATTTTAACGAGGTAAGTTTTATGGACAACAAAGCCTATTACACCGACGACATCGACATTGAGAACGGCAACCGCTGTCTGACCGACAGGCCGCTGTATGTGAACTGCGCTGGGGTTTGCTCCTTTGAGGTCGATTTTTCCGGCGGCCATGAAAAGGGCCGGGAAGATTTTTATTTAATGTATCTGTGCCGCGGGGAGCTTAGCGTTGCGTTCGGCGGCAGAAACTGTGCTTTCAAAAGCGGCCAGCTCATAATTTTTCCGCCGAAAACGCCCTGCATGTATAAAAACAAGCCCGGCACCCATGTGGACTATTTTTGGCTGCACTTTACCGGGACAAAGGCGGAAGCGCTTTTGGAAAACGCACGCCTGCCCTTAAACAGGCCTATAAACGTTTCGGTAGACGAGCGGATTTTAAGTGCCTTTCAGCAGTTATTTGCAGAATTTATGGAGCGGGACTTTCTGTTTCACACCTCCATTGTTTCAAAGCTTGTTGATGTGTGCACCCTGTTTGGCCGGGCGGCAGCTTCCCTGTTAGAGGAAAACAGGGACGGAGTTACACTGAGTGCTTCCCTTCGGTATATTGACGAGCACTACGCAAAACCCATTTCTGTCAAAGACCTGGCAAACCTGGAGCACATAAGCTGCGGCCATTTCCGAGTGTTGTTTAAACAAAAAACCGGCATGACTCCAACCTACTACATTACAGCCTTGCGCCTTCGGAACGCCTGCGTGCTGTTAAAGCAGACCGATTTAACCGTAAAAGAAATTGCGCTAAGTGTAGGCTTTTCGGACCAGATGTATTTCACACGGGTTTTCACCAAGCAGTTTGGCATACCTCCAAAGGCGTTCCGCCGTTAAGATCGCGCAAAACATGACATTTTCCAATTGACACCAATTTGGGCGCATGGTATAATAAATGTAGTCGTTGCGCTGCGCGCACCGCAAACGCAATCATTATTTTGCTTCATAATAAAATAATGAGAATGTTTTTTAATTTTTAACGGAGGTTTTATTCAATGGAAATACTTTATTCAAACTTGCTGCAGTTAACCTGGCAGCAAGCGGTAATGTGGGTTATCGGCGGTGTTCTGATTTACCTTGCCATAAAAAAAGACATGGAGCCCACATTGCTTTTACCCATCGGCTTTGGCGCGATTTTGGTAAACCTGCCGAATTCCGGCGCTGTGGAAACGGTAAAAACTTTGTTTGAGGCCGGTATTTCAAACGAGCTGTTTCCGCTGATACTGTTTATTGGCATTGGTGCAATGATCGATTTCGGCCCGCTTCTTTCCAATCCTAAGCTGATGATTTTCGGTGCGGCGGCACAGTTTGGAATTTTCTTCACCCTTTGTTTGGCGTCCATGTTTTTTGACATTAACGACGCGGCATCCATTGCAATTATCGGCGCGGCAGACGGCCCCACGTCCATTGTGGTTGCCAATGCGCTGCACTCAAAATACTTAGGCGCCATTATGGTGGCGGCATATTCTTACATGGCCTTGGTGCCCATTATCCAGCCCCCGGTTATCCGTGCTCTCACCACTAAAAAAGAGCGTTTAATCCGTATGCCCTATGAACAAAAATCGGTTTCCAAACGCACAAAAATTCTGTTCCCAATTATCATAACCGTCATTGCGGGACTGGTTGCGCCGGAATCGGTTGCTTTAGTAGGATTTTTAATGTTTGGCAACTTAATCCGCGAATGCGGCGTGTTAAACTCCCTTTCCGAAACGGCGCAAAAAGTTTTGGCAAACTTAATTACCATTTTCTTGGGAATTACCATTGCATTTAAAATGCAGGCGGCCGATTTTTTGGCAGTGGATACGCTGATGATTTTAGGATTAGGCCTTGTGGCGTTTATTTTTGACACAGCCGGCGGCGTTTTGTTTGCAAAGTTTTTAAACCTGTTTTTAAAGAAAAAAATCAATCCCATGATTGGTGCGGCGGGA
It encodes the following:
- a CDS encoding helix-turn-helix transcriptional regulator, producing the protein MNLGNSLFHARKRCGLSQEDVAEKLGISRQTVSKWETDETIPDIRQSKKMAALYKISLDELIEFDVDVKEIQEMIDQTNEETEKKIDWTNAWGKKYPVLLQYQNKVNIPNYAQRMNAMLDELKQEYQFNEQDAMLVLKDILYNVWKIRKIKCSKTV
- a CDS encoding amidohydrolase family protein, with protein sequence MSNVNIVANHAHVFPKSFREDGTVDSLKALMDECGILKAVAFAPFSDMVENPNRWLAAELNGEDRLLGFGTVDFSKENIKDQVNEIFALGFRGIKLHPAYQKFSLVSEKAFEVYGQAEKLGLLLSFHTGIHWHRIQDYNVILHDEIAYHFKNLKFTMEHVGGYAYFDQAVGVLCNNPKTTFAGLTSVFDWEMNKFWYLNENRLKDLIHLIGAERCIFGLDFPYNDAEKTKHGIAVLNGLGLTDEQKQMIFGGTLTHLLGI
- a CDS encoding Gfo/Idh/MocA family protein, giving the protein MMKVAMIGCGGIGEYHLSHLTTFGDIAQLAGFCDLILERAEKFAQETGGGAMAYTDFRVMLTEVKPDAVFVCVPPYCHGEIEEELINRNIDFFVEKPLTLDMELAKSIEKRVAEKGLVTAVGFQCRYDMLAEHIKEFARQNPIPFVDCTRFGSIPEVFWWKDKKLSGGQLVEQTIHQLDYIRYVLGEPETVFSMAARGFVEAADYDTDDLSATVVRFENGALATIGTGCYAESGDAFDSKTVFSAKDKRGEMKLLDTFEIFGGQQQEENEIGNLVVKGDGGLSSASKNGLVYQNEGDPGFLCDRTFLEAVLSRDQSKIRSTYSDALKTLAFGLACNKSMETGLPVHVQDLLK
- a CDS encoding sugar phosphate isomerase/epimerase family protein, which translates into the protein MKKSMNAWSAAADESFEEMFSHLSACGFAAVELNVDEPGHSAHSLTMETSEAELFKIRETAAQFGLKIAGISTSLYNGTLGAKDAAEREKGKNILRKQMICAAALGTDSVLCVPGLDVSGGASLKEAFEASYLALSEMKQEIEDSQIYVCLENVWNGFFTSPNDMAVFIDRLNSPYMKAYYDVGNTVAFSDTVSWIHILGKRIQRIHVKGFKRNGGLNSGGDFVDLLSGDINWPAVTEALSAVGYDGYLTAEVSPTREYSEMLTFYKEVSAQEDAILKGALL
- a CDS encoding AraC family transcriptional regulator; translated protein: MDNKAYYTDDIDIENGNRCLTDRPLYVNCAGVCSFEVDFSGGHEKGREDFYLMYLCRGELSVAFGGRNCAFKSGQLIIFPPKTPCMYKNKPGTHVDYFWLHFTGTKAEALLENARLPLNRPINVSVDERILSAFQQLFAEFMERDFLFHTSIVSKLVDVCTLFGRAAASLLEENRDGVTLSASLRYIDEHYAKPISVKDLANLEHISCGHFRVLFKQKTGMTPTYYITALRLRNACVLLKQTDLTVKEIALSVGFSDQMYFTRVFTKQFGIPPKAFRR
- a CDS encoding sodium ion-translocating decarboxylase subunit beta yields the protein MEILYSNLLQLTWQQAVMWVIGGVLIYLAIKKDMEPTLLLPIGFGAILVNLPNSGAVETVKTLFEAGISNELFPLILFIGIGAMIDFGPLLSNPKLMIFGAAAQFGIFFTLCLASMFFDINDAASIAIIGAADGPTSIVVANALHSKYLGAIMVAAYSYMALVPIIQPPVIRALTTKKERLIRMPYEQKSVSKRTKILFPIIITVIAGLVAPESVALVGFLMFGNLIRECGVLNSLSETAQKVLANLITIFLGITIAFKMQAADFLAVDTLMILGLGLVAFIFDTAGGVLFAKFLNLFLKKKINPMIGAAGISAFPMSGRVVHKMGLKEDPQNFLLMHSIGVNVSGQIASVIAGGLILNFFLR